The Catharus ustulatus isolate bCatUst1 chromosome 15, bCatUst1.pri.v2, whole genome shotgun sequence genome has a window encoding:
- the CDHR2 gene encoding cadherin-related family member 2, with translation MHRSDIRRSRLSSDSCSSSRGSCLAPGTHLPCQALPCASPRGTTPTSRGASRSWGIRGAQVQVTEGQSKALEQDSKKASAGMIFGGAGTHSQLWWSTGPVQSWWTRRQRSGSVKMQVQRQHPQGHSHRRPGRMAWRSLVLLPFLLATVSGNTVPFINTTIVHVPEDLQLGQFAFQLVAYDIDKDPLTYQIGGTDALYFSVNSSSGEVTLKNSLDREVQARLTITAIVSDGVNDPVSRKITVIVDDRNDNAPIFQNLPYVANVSENTSPHTIVYAVYAIDIDTGNASRVSYSIEEVIPDNTTNFQLFYILPNGSVVLSGSLDYAKNTFYQIKILAKDGGGLLNDVWVVQNSSTYLSVIVTDVPNLDPRFLNEPYSGSVPENCDLGTSVLTVQAIDQDTGVNDKIIYIITNASVPFVINDTTGIITVSEPLDREQLPSEQVLLQVTAREEHDDIYGNVAQTSTMVTITVTDVNDNKPQFYNCSVSSCNFSASPQNNFTGSIIEHSSTRLPVSNLNIAAHDPDKGINGTFELSLQGPNANAFSVFPTEIVGTGEVQILVQNSSLVDYEISHVMMVQIIANDTGNPTDCCSTATVTINLIDSNDHIPEFPQSTYNLSVMENSPSGTVISPNITAYDPDSGVLGQITYQLLPETILTTFMVNATTGALLVYNGSLLDRETRSIYYANLQAKDGGNQVGTTVLEITVLDANDNAPIIIGSYFISVDEGQNVSTQIQAIDNDESGSPNSKLGFRILQGPYSNNFTINADTGEMHSIEPLDCEALEDESAQMVVTVMVYDHGEPPLNNTVNVTITVGDLNDNIPVFLNQSYEFSVFESSPGSFVGEVNATDADRTEINSRISFQFERGSGSSNFLIRSSRLGPGNYSGQLSVDPDVYLDYDTLQPKFFTLTVLAENTAADNPGDKANVSVIVHILDVNDEPPTILPDSLQDVSVAENGTQQGLIHTLNGFDPDTNHSLVFEELAVACFKGDSSAGDVCWDWFVLTPNGSVLVNSSDIDYEVCDSVLLTLRVEDLFTEMGSRYSQNETLRIIIIDVNDNVPVFEAISETFVIVPEVTLVDVQVATVKATDADSGLGGTITFSIVRVVLVEDSGASQPFENLFRVSTTLDNGTYIGSIRVASNLDESLKGQYQLTVEAKDGEEPVHRAQTVLTIFTVDQSYRIRLQFVSTVEELQKNSEIIRLTLASVTKTAVHMVGIGRVEDTRDTRANAKSVMDAYFVYSNGTALDASELNAAILSDPVGLAELVNLGLFVIGPGEVIQPTKETELIGIIAGLAAFLLLFILIMTLVLVLTTRSYKRKLNAMKALKVATTFNPATAQQGAGIPGTNQYNAEGANPMLNQPLDPSHDLGFHEDSISVTSMNSLDENTVNAPADDKFEVEQVKMKPTDPTDKEALVAALDLKEPTKTAYLNTTFTTTDL, from the exons ATGCACCGCAGTGACATCAGACGCAGCCGGCTCTCCTCCgacagctgctcctcctcccggggctcctgcctggccccggggacccacctgccctgccaggctctgccttgcGCATCTCCCCGGGGCACAACACCCACCTCGAGGGGGGCCTCGAGGTCCTGGGGCATCAGAGGGGCACAGGTGCAggtgacagagggacagagcaagGCACTGGAGCAAGACAGCAAGAAGGCAAGCGCAGGGATGATCTTTGGAGgtgcaggcacacacagccagTTGTGGTGGAGCACGGGgcctgtgcagagctggtggACAAG GAGGCAAAGGTCTGGCAGTGTCAAGATGCAAGTGCAGaggcagcatccccagggacacagccacag GCGTCCTGGCAGGATGGCATGGCGCTctttggtgctgctgccctttCTCCTGGCAACAG TTTCAGGCAACACAGTTCCCTTCATCAACACCACCATCGTCCACGTGCCTGAGGACCTGCAGCTGG GCCAGTTTGCTTTCCAGCTGGTAGCTTATGACATAGACAAGGACCCTCTCACCTACCAAATCGGAGGGACAGACGCCCTCTACTTCTCTGTCAACTCCAGCTCAGGCGAAGTGACACTGAAGAACTCCCTGGACCGTGAG GTCCAGGCCAGGCTCACCATCACCGCCATAGTGTCTGATGGTGTAAATGATCCG GTCTCCCGGAAAATTACCGTCATCGTGGATGACCGTAATGACAACGCCCCGATCTTCCAAAACCTGCCGTATGTTGCCAACGTTTCTGAG AACACGAGTCCACACACCATCGTCTACGCCGTGTATGCCATCGACATCGACACTGGGAACGCCTCCAGAGTCAGCTACAGCATCGAGGag GTGATCCCAGACAACACGACGAATTTCCAGCTCTTCTACATCCTGCCCAATGGGAGTGTGGTGCTCAGTGGTTCCCTGGACTATGCCAAGAACACTTTCTACCAGATCAAGATCCTCGCCAAG gaTGGCGGGGGATTGCTGAACGATGTTTGGGTCGTCCAGAACAGCTCTACTTACCTGTCTGTGATCGTTACGGATGTGCCCAACCTGGACCCACGGTTCCTCAATGAGCCCTACTCAGGCTCTGTGCCTGAGAACTGCGACCTG GGCACCAGTGTGCTGACTGTCCAGGCCATAGACCAAGACACAGGGGTGAATGATAAAATCATCTACATCATCACCA ATGCCAGTGTTCCTTTTGTTATCAATGACACAACGGGCATCATCACTGTGAGTGAGCCCCTGGACCGTGAGCAGCTGCCAAGCGAGCAAGTGCTGCTGCAAGTCACA gcacGTGAGGAGCATGACGATATCTATGGCAATGTGGCCCAGACAAGCACCATGGTGACAATCACGGTGACTGATGTCAATGACAACAAGCCCCAGTTCTACAACTGCTCCGTGTCCAGCTGCAACTTCTCTGCCAGTCCTCAGAACAACTTCACGGGCAGCATCATAGAGCACTCCTCCACCAGACTGCCTGTGTCCAACCTCAACATCGCTGCCCATGACCCAGATAAG GGCATCAACGGCACTTTtgagctgagcctgcagggTCCGAATGCCAACGCCTTCTCTGTGTTCCCCACAGAAATTGTGGGCACAGGGGAAGTCCAGATCCTGGTGCAAAACTCATCCTTAGTGGACTATGAGATAAGCCATGTCATGATGGTGCAG ATCATTGCTAATGACACGGGGAACCCTACAGactgctgctccacagccacCGTGACCATCAACCTCATCGACAGCAATGACCACATCCCTGAGTTCCCCCAGAGCACCTACAACCTGAGTGTGATGGAGAACAGCCCCAGTGGCACCGTCATCTCCCCAAACATCACG GCCTATGATCCAGACAGCGGTGTCCTGGGCCAGATCACCTACCAGCTGCTCCCGGAGACCAT CCTTACAACCTTCATGGTGAACGCCACAACCGGGGCACTGCTGGTGTACAACGGGAGCTTGCTGGACCGGGAGACTCGCTCCATCTACTACGCCAACCTCCAGGCCAAGGATGGGGGCAACCAGGTGGGCACAACAGTGCTGGAAATCACCGTGCTGGATGCCAACGACAATGCACCCATCATCATTGGCTCCTACTTCATCTCAGTGGACGAGGGGCAGAATGTTAGTACACAGATCCAG GCCATCGACAATGATGAGTCTGGCAGCCCCAACAGCAAATTGGGCTTCAGGATCCTGCAAGGACCATACAGCAACAACTTTACCATCAATGCAGACACAGGTGAGATGCACAGCATCGAGCCGCTGGACTGCGAGGCATTGGAAGATGAGAGTGCACAGATGGTGGTGACAGTGATGGTGTATGACCACGGCGAGCCACCACTGAACAACACAGTGAACGTCACCATCACTGTGGGG GACCTGAATGACAACATTCCCGTGTTCCTCAACCAGTCCTATGAGTTCTCAGTCTTTGAAAGCTCTCCAG GGTCCTTCGTGGGTGAGGTGAACGCCACAGATGCTGACCGGACAGAGATCAATTCCCGTATTTCATTCCAATTTGAAAGAGGCAGTGGCTCCAGCAACTTCTTAATCCGCTCATCCCGCCTGGGGCCAGGGAACTACAGTGGGCAGCTGTCTGTAGACCCTGATGTGTACCTCGACTATGACACACTGCAGCCAAAGTTCTTCACTCtgacagtgctggcagagaACACAGCTGCAGACAACCCAGGGGACAAGGCCAATGTCTCAGTGATAGTCCACATCCTAGACGTCAATGACGAGCCCCCCACCATCCTGCCAGACTCACTGCAGGACGTGTCGGTGGCTGAGAACGGGACACAGCAGGGTCTGATCCACACTCTGAACGGCTTTGACCCTGACACCAACCACTCGCTGGTCTTCGAGGAGCTGGCGGTCGCCTGCTTCAAGggggacagcagtgctggggacgTGTGCTGGGACTGGTTTGTGCTGACACCCAACGGCTCAGTGCTGGTGAACAGCTCGGACATCGACTACGAGGTGTGTGACAGCGTCCTGCTCACACTGCGGGTGGAGGACCTGTTCACTGAGATGGGCAGCCGCTACAGCCAGAACG AAACCCTGAGGATCATCATCATTGATGTGAATGACAACGTACCAGTCTTCGAGGCCATCTCAGAGACTTTTG TGATTGTCCCTGAAGTCACTCTTGTGGACGTGCAAGTGGCTACTGTGAAG gccaCAGATGCTGACTCGGGGCTGGGGGGAACCATCACCTTCTCCATTGTCAGAGTGGTGCTTGTGGAGGACAGTGGGGCCAGTCAGCCCTTTGAGAACCTCTTCAGGGTGTCCACAACGCTCGACAATGGCACCTACATTGGGAGCATCCG GGTGGCCAGCAACCTTGATGAATCACTGAAGGGGCAATACCAGCTGACAGTGGAGGCTAAGGATGGCGAGGAACCggtgcacagagcacagactgTGCTGACT ATCTTCACCGTGGATCAGAGCTACCGCATTCGGCTCCAGTTCGTGTCAACAGTGGAAGAACTCCAGAAGAACTCCGAAATTATTCGATT GACCCTGGCCTCTGTGACCAAGACAGCAGTCCACATGGTGGGTATCGGACGCGTAGAGGACACCCGTGACACCCG CGCGAATGCCAAGTCAGTGATGGACGCCTACTTCGTGTACAGCAATGGCACTGCCCTGGATGCCAGTGAACTGAATGC AGCCATCCTGTCCGATCCGGTGGGCTTGGCTGAGCTGGTGAATCTGGGCCTGTTTGTCATT ggccctGGGGAGGTGATACAGCCTACCAAGGAGACAGAGCTGATTGGCATTATCGCAGGATTGGCAGCATTCCTACTCCTCTTCATTCTCATCATGACCCTGGTTTTGGTACTCACCACCAGGAG CTACAAGAGGAAGCTGAATGCCATGAAGGCTCTGAAGGTGGCCACAACATTCAaccctgccacagcccagcagggagctggcatCCCTGGGACCAACCAGTACAATGCTGAGGG GGCCAACCCCATGCTGAACCAGCCTCTCGATCCCTCCCACGACCTGGGCTTCCACGAGGACTCCATCTCTGTGACCAG CATGAATTCTCTggatgaaaatacagtaaatgcACCAGCAGATGACAAGTTTGAGGTTGAG caggtcaAAATGAAGCCAACAGATCCCACTGACAAGGAGGCGCTGGTGGCTGCCCTGGACCTGAAGGAGCCCACCAAAACAGCGTACCTCAACACCACCTTCACCACCACGGACTTGTGA
- the EIF4E1B gene encoding eukaryotic translation initiation factor 4E type 1B: protein MATGEQKQQERRKQKARQQELLRAEIVGKHPLQNRWALWFFKNDKSKMWQANLRLITKFSTVEDFWALYSHIQLASKLAAGCDYSLFKDGIEPMWEDSQNKRGGRWLITLAKQQRHTELDRFWLDTLLCLIGEMFDEYSDEVCGAVINIRTKGDKIAIWTREAENQEGVTHIGRVYKEHLGLSQKVAIGYQAHADTATKSSSLSKTKFVV from the exons ATGGCTACAGGGGAGCAG AAGCAACAGGAGCGACGCAAGCAGAAGGCTCGGCAGCAAGAGCTGCTCCGGGCAGAGATCGTGGGCAAGCATCCCCTGCAGAACAG atGGGCACTGTGGTTTTTCAAGAATGACAAGAGCAAGATGTGGCAGGCAAACCTGCGCCTCATCACCAAATTCAGCACTGTGGAGGACTTCTGGGC GCTGTACAGTCACATTCAGCTTGCCAGCAAGCTCGCAGCTGGCTGTGACTACTCCCTCTTCAAG GATGGAATTGAGCCCATGTGGGAGGACAGCCAGAACAAGCGTGGTGGGCGCTGGCTCATCACCCTGGCCAAGCAGCAGCGGCACACTGAGCTGGACCGGTTCTGGCTGGACACA CTGCTGTGCCTCATTGGGGAGATGTTTGATGAGTACAGCGACGAGGTGTGTGGGGCCGTCATCAACATCCGCACCAAGGGGGACAAGATTGCCATCTGGACCCGGGAAGCGGAGAACCAGGAAGGGGTCACCCACATTGG gcgTGTCTACAAGGAGCACCTGGGCCTGTCACAAAAGGTGGCTATTGGCTACCAAGCTCATGCGGACACAGCCACCAAGAGCAGCTCCCTTTCCAAGACTAAGTTTGTGGTGTGA
- the GPRIN1 gene encoding G protein-regulated inducer of neurite outgrowth 1, with protein sequence MGSAKEPEGLQVLSRQAGAEDACEPSASSPGCPATGECLPGSGCAAGAHAMRTCCTAEAESQGTKASSVAEKKVPSPAGPSPGTLLQNTSTEQSVAVATGSCGGPSGAAPACGPTGMGVPNTQKEDAAPTSPVPEPCLQATSKDTGSMPAPAKHVAFVEPTANTGTAELPSQEEPQDSKGTSLGAAPQANTSEAPKPPQGGTADPTSTAGTGGRSEAGPSSTALDQGKAEGNSSRDVGAGNNQQPPTAKQLCESYSFEVTPPQDSGTQDMGTQVDNRVSLVSVALSPMSPPCGAAAFTFPKRETASAVPRLEPSKKDAEMQVSMPVETRSVATGPMTPVAKSPQTSYPEVQVKGTVPEVVEEEPPEPIREVSWDEKGMTWEVYGASMEVEVLGMAIQKHLEKQIEEHGRQVVVTPQTTRTGSVKGGPRKGEAKRQPSVFRALLQNVRRPRCCSRAGPAME encoded by the coding sequence ATGGGCAGCGCTAAGGagcctgaggggctgcaggtgctgagccgccaggctggggctgaggacGCCTGTGagcccagtgccagctcccCTGGCTGCCCAGCCACAGGCGAGTgcctgcctggctctggctgtgctgcaggagcccatGCCATGAGGACCTGCTGCACGGCTGAGGCAGAGTCTCAGGGCACCAAGGCCAGCTCAGTGGCAGAGAAGAAGGTGCCATCACCAGCAGGACCATCTCCTGGCACACTTCTCCAGaacaccagcacagagcagagtgtGGCAGTAGCAACAGGGAGCTGTGGTGGACCAAGTGGTGCTGCCCCTGCCTGTggtcccacagggatgggggtcCCCAACACCCAGAAGGAGGATGCAGCCCCCACTTCCCCTGTGCCTGAACCCTGCCTTCAGGCAACCAGCAAGGACACGGGGAGCATGCCTGCTCCTGCCAAACATGTGGCATTCGTGGAGCCCACTGCAAACACTGGGACAGCTGAGCTTCCAAGCCAGGAGGAGCCTCAGGACAGCAAAGGgacatccctgggagctgctccccaggcaaACACCAGTGAGGCTCCCAAGCCTCCCCAGGGAGGCACAGCAGAccccaccagcactgcagggactgGGGGTCGAAGTGAGGCAGGACCAAGCTCCACTGCTCTGGACCAGGGCAAAGCCGAGGGGAACTCATCCCGGGATGTCGGTGCTGGGAACAACCAGCAGCCCCCAACAGCCAAGCAGCTCTGTGAATCCTACTCCTTTGAAGTGACCCCACCCCAGGACTCTGGGACACAAGACATGGGGACGCAAGTGGACAACCGTGTATCCCTGGTGTCGGTGGCCTTAAGCCCCATGAGCCCTCCATGTGGGGCTGCTGCCTTCACCTTCCCCAAGAGAGAGACGGCCTCTGCAGTCCCACGTCTCGAGCCCTCTAAGAAGGACGCGGAGATGCAGGTGTCCATGCCTGTGGAAACCCGCTCAGTGGCCACTGGGCCGATGACACCAGTAGCCAAGTCCCCGCAGACCTCGTATCCTGAGGTGCAGGTGAAGGGGACGGTGCCAGAGGTGGTGGAGGAGGAGCCTCCGGAGCCCATCCGGGAGGTGAGCTGGGATGAGAAGGGGATGACGTGGGAGGTGTATGGGGCCTCCATGGAGGTGGAGGTCCTGGGCATGGCCATCCAAAAGCACCTGGAGAAGCAGATTGAGGAACACGGGCGGCAGGTGGTGGTGACCCCGCAGACCACCCGCACTGGCTCTGTCAAGGGAGGGCCCCGCAAGGGCGAGGCCAAGAGGCAGCCCAGTGTCTTTCGGGCTCTGCTGCAGAACGTCCGGCGGCCCCGGTGCTGCTCCCGTGCTGGCCCTGCCATGGAGTGA
- the SNCB gene encoding beta-synuclein, whose product MEVFMKGLSKAKEGVVAAAEKTKQGVAEAAEKTKEGVLYVGSKTQGVVQGVTSVAEKAKEQASQLGEAAFTGAGNIAAATGLVKKEEFPADLKAEEVAQEAVEEPLVEPLLEPEGENYEEPPQEEYQEYEPEA is encoded by the exons ATGGAGGTGTTTATGAAGGGCTTGTCCAAGGCCAAGGAGGGGGTGGTCGCCGCAGCTGAGAAGACCAAGCAGGGGGTGGCCGAGGCCGCCGAGAAGACCAAGGAAGGGGTCCTCTATGTCG GGAGTAAAACCCAAGGCGTGGTGCAAGGCGTAACCTCAG TGGCTGAGAAAGCAAAGGAACAAGCGTCCCAGCTGGGCGAAGCAGCGTTCACCGGCGCTGGCAACATTGCTGCGGCCACCGGGCTGGTGAAGAAGGAGGAGTTCCCTGCAGACCTGAAG GCAGAGGAGGTGGCCCAGGAGGCTGTGGAGGAGCCACTGGTCGAGCcgctgctggagccagagggGGAGAACTACGAGGAACCCCCGCAG gagGAATACCAGGAATACGAGCCAGAGGCATAA